The Desulfobacteraceae bacterium genome has a window encoding:
- a CDS encoding DUF523 and DUF1722 domain-containing protein, which translates to MSAPFKIGVSSCLLGNPVRWNGGHKRDSFIVDTLGRFVEFVPVCPEVECGLGTPRETLRLVGDPENPRLVTTRSNIDHTERMQQWAAARLDELAQEDLCGFIFKKDSPSSGMSRVKVYTPKGMPHKNGVGLFARAFMQRFPLVPVEEEGRLHDPKLRENFIEQIFALKRWRDSLDEGRSLGRLVAFHTQHKLLLLSHSETHYRDMGKLVAAGKSHPLEELYRRYEELLVAALGLKTTYRKNTNVMLHLLGYFKQQLSADEKQELLELIDQYRAGHIPLIVPVTLINHYVRKYDQPYLKTQTYLNPHPLSLKLRNHA; encoded by the coding sequence ATGAGCGCTCCCTTTAAAATCGGCGTCAGTTCCTGCCTTTTGGGCAACCCGGTCCGCTGGAACGGCGGCCACAAGCGCGACAGCTTCATCGTCGACACCCTCGGCCGGTTCGTGGAGTTCGTGCCGGTCTGCCCGGAGGTGGAGTGCGGCCTGGGGACACCGCGAGAGACCCTGCGGCTGGTGGGCGACCCCGAAAACCCGCGGCTGGTCACCACCCGCAGCAACATCGACCACACCGAGCGCATGCAGCAGTGGGCCGCGGCCCGTCTGGACGAACTGGCCCAGGAGGACCTCTGCGGCTTCATTTTCAAGAAGGATTCCCCCAGCAGCGGCATGTCACGGGTCAAGGTCTACACCCCCAAGGGCATGCCCCACAAAAACGGGGTCGGCCTTTTCGCCCGCGCCTTCATGCAGCGCTTCCCGCTGGTGCCTGTTGAAGAGGAGGGGCGGTTGCACGACCCCAAGCTGCGCGAAAATTTCATCGAACAGATCTTCGCCCTCAAACGCTGGCGCGACAGCCTGGATGAGGGGCGCAGCCTCGGCCGGCTGGTGGCCTTTCACACCCAGCACAAGCTGCTGCTGCTGAGCCACAGCGAAACCCACTACCGAGACATGGGCAAACTGGTGGCGGCCGGCAAGTCCCACCCCCTGGAGGAACTCTACCGCCGCTATGAAGAGCTTCTGGTCGCCGCCCTGGGCCTTAAAACCACCTACCGCAAGAACACCAATGTCATGCTGCACCTGCTGGGCTACTTCAAACAGCAGTTGTCGGCGGATGAAAAGCAGGAGTTGCTGGAACTCATCGACCAGTACCGGGCGGGCCACATCCCCCTGATTGTTCCGGTCACGCTGATCAACCACTACGTGCGCAAATACGACCAGCCGTACCTCAAGACCCAGACGTACCTCAACCCGCACCCGCTTTCGCTCAAACTCCGCAACCATGCCTAA